A window of candidate division KSB1 bacterium genomic DNA:
GCCAGAGATCCGTATGGGAGGACTCGGCAATTTTGAATTGATGGCGGTTGGTAATCAGGGATTTATGAATGGCAATTATCTCAACCCGTTGGGCGGTTTTCATGCTCCTACGCCTTTATCGGGATGGAGCAGACTAAAGTTGGGGTGGGCAACTTATGAGGCAATCAACGCCGATGGTCCCATCACTTTTCCATCACTTGATGAGACCGATCGTGTTTGTGTTCGCTTCATCAACGATTCCAATCCCTCGGATTGGGATGAAGGAGAGTTCTTTATTATCGAGAACAGACGACCTCAATTCACTAATGGCAATCGCACGTTTGATGGAGATATGATGAATGGATTGGTGATTTGGCATCGTGGCAATTTAGATTTCAGCCATAACGGTTTGAAATTTGACGTCGAAGAGGCAAACGGTTTGGACGAAGTCGGAACGTACATCGGCAGCAGCAGAAACGATCATCTTTTTCCGGGAACTGCTGGCAATTACACGGCCTTTACGCCTTATACGAATCCGAATAGCAACAAACAAGACGGCACGCGCTCGGGCTTTGCTTTGACCTGCATCAAAGTCAATGGCAGCGGGGCAAGTGCGTATGTCACGGCCAATGCTTATCTTAATTTTTATACTGGAACATGGTCTGGAAACGTAACCACCAACACAGCGTGGGGCGGCACCGTAACCGTCACGACCAACGTCACGGTGAATAGCGGCGTGACATTGACTATCGATCCCGGCAGTGTCATTCAATTTCAATCCGGCACCAGTCTCACGGTCAACGGCAAACTCATTGCCGACAGCAACGATCCGACCAAGCGCATCACTTTCACCGGCACCACGGCCACGCCCGGTTTCTGGAACGGCATCAAAATCAATTCCGGCAGCAGCACGAATGTCAGCACGCTGCGCCGCTGCGACGTGCAGTATGCCACGACCGGCATCACCATCACGTATACCGGCAACACCAACAATATCACCATTGACAAATGCAAGGTCCGGAACAATTCCTCGTTTGGCCTCTACGTGGCGGGCAATGGCGCCGGCGCGACGGTGCATCCGACGCTCAGCAACAATACTATCGCCAGCAACAACAACAGCGGCATCTATCTGACCAATTACGCCAAACCCACCATCACCGGCAATCGCATCGAGAACAACGGCTATGCCGGCATCGAAGGCATCAGCAACACCAGTTACGAAGCCCAGCAAGTCGGCAGCGGTTATCAGCTCGCGGCCAAACGCAATTTTTGGAGCGGTTTGACCATCGCCGACGGCTTGGACGGCTTGCGCCGGGCGGCACGCGATGCGTTTCCGCCGGCGAAACACCAACGTTGTTTCGTTCACAAAATGCGCAACGTCTTGGATAAAATTCCGCACGAGTTGCATGATGCAGTTCAAAAGGCGTTGCAGAAGATTTATAACGCCGGCTCGCGCGCCGACGCCTTGAGTCTCAAACAAGCTTTTGTCGCCAGCTACGGTCAAAAGTATCCCAAAGCGGTGAAATCTCTCAACGAGGCCGGCAACCTGCTGTTTAGTTATTTTGATTTTCCCGAACCGCATTGGAAGAGCATTAAGTCCACCAAGGTGATCGAGTCCATGTTTGCGGCCGTTAAACTCCGCAGCGATGCCGCACGGCGCATTCGAACCCCTGAATCGGCGCTTTATTCGGTCTTCAAGCTTTTAACAACACAAGAGCAGCGTCTTCATGAAATTCGTGGCTATCGACGAGTTGCTGAAACGATTGATGCCTTAAAACATTCACAACACCTCAAGTCACGGAACGCCGCTTAAATTTGAAAAAAAAGTTTACACAACTATTGACATAGGCTCAAATTTTTATTAACTGGGATAGAGTTTTACGGATGAATCTCTCGAGTTGATGGAAACGCTTTATGAGAGGAAGCCCGAATATGTTCGCCGCCTCTACCGCAGCGAGGTATATTCGGGCTTTTCATTTTTCCTGTCGCGATATTCAAAACTTTAATGGAGGTCACATTCTGATGATTCATCTAAAACCTCAATTTGCGGTGAGCTTTTTAAAGTTTATCATTGCCCTGCTCGCCATCACTTTTGCCGCCTTTGGCTGTGAGCAAAAAACCACCGTTGAAGCGAACAAAGAGCCGAATAACGAAGAAAGCATCTGGCAGCAAACCGCGCTGGATACTTTTAGCGTCATAGCTCTTGCTGCCATTCCCGATGGAAGTATTTTGG
This region includes:
- a CDS encoding transposase, translated to MMNGLVIWHRGNLDFSHNGLKFDVEEANGLDEVGTYIGSSRNDHLFPGTAGNYTAFTPYTNPNSNKQDGTRSGFALTCIKVNGSGASAYVTANAYLNFYTGTWSGNVTTNTAWGGTVTVTTNVTVNSGVTLTIDPGSVIQFQSGTSLTVNGKLIADSNDPTKRITFTGTTATPGFWNGIKINSGSSTNVSTLRRCDVQYATTGITITYTGNTNNITIDKCKVRNNSSFGLYVAGNGAGATVHPTLSNNTIASNNNSGIYLTNYAKPTITGNRIENNGYAGIEGISNTSYEAQQVGSGYQLAAKRNFWSGLTIADGLDGLRRAARDAFPPAKHQRCFVHKMRNVLDKIPHELHDAVQKALQKIYNAGSRADALSLKQAFVASYGQKYPKAVKSLNEAGNLLFSYFDFPEPHWKSIKSTKVIESMFAAVKLRSDAARRIRTPESALYSVFKLLTTQEQRLHEIRGYRRVAETIDALKHSQHLKSRNAA